One segment of Aquimarina sp. BL5 DNA contains the following:
- the ribD gene encoding bifunctional diaminohydroxyphosphoribosylaminopyrimidine deaminase/5-amino-6-(5-phosphoribosylamino)uracil reductase RibD, with the protein MSIHETYIRRCLQIATNALGSARPNPMVGSVIVHNQSIIGEGYTSAYGGHHAEVNAVNSVKDKSILKEATIYVTLEPCSHFGKTPPCSDLIIKHKIPNVVIGTIDTHSKVAGKGIEKLKNAGCNVIVGVLENECQKHHKRFFTFHNKKRPYIILKWAQTSDNFIAPEKTTERAPVWITNTYSRQLVHKWRAEEHAILVGNKTVIEDNPKLTLRDWSGTNPIRILIDFSNKTPEDSAIVDNSVKTIVITSDNHKKQSNDNTIYKAIASRDNTVQEICDILFKHEIQSIIIEGGSYTIQSFIDTNLWDEARVFTGKNTFAKGIEAPAIKGTIISEEKIMDDTLRIYQND; encoded by the coding sequence ATGAGTATACACGAAACATATATAAGGCGTTGTCTACAAATTGCTACAAATGCATTGGGTAGCGCAAGACCAAACCCAATGGTTGGTAGCGTCATAGTTCATAATCAAAGTATCATTGGTGAAGGATACACAAGTGCTTATGGCGGTCATCATGCCGAAGTAAATGCTGTAAACTCTGTAAAAGACAAGTCGATTTTAAAAGAAGCCACGATATATGTGACTCTAGAACCTTGTTCGCATTTTGGAAAAACCCCTCCTTGTAGCGACCTTATCATAAAACACAAAATACCTAATGTAGTAATTGGAACCATCGATACTCATAGTAAAGTTGCTGGAAAAGGCATCGAAAAACTAAAAAATGCAGGATGCAATGTTATCGTTGGCGTTTTAGAAAACGAATGTCAGAAACATCATAAACGCTTCTTTACATTTCATAATAAAAAAAGACCTTATATTATCCTAAAATGGGCACAAACATCTGATAATTTTATTGCTCCAGAAAAAACTACAGAAAGAGCACCAGTATGGATTACTAATACCTACTCCAGACAACTAGTCCATAAATGGCGAGCAGAAGAGCATGCCATTTTGGTAGGAAATAAAACCGTTATAGAAGACAATCCAAAACTTACCTTACGAGATTGGTCTGGCACAAATCCTATTAGAATTCTGATTGACTTTTCTAATAAAACCCCAGAAGATTCGGCAATTGTAGATAATAGTGTAAAAACAATTGTAATCACCTCTGACAACCATAAAAAACAGAGCAATGACAACACAATATATAAAGCTATCGCCTCAAGAGACAATACAGTTCAAGAGATCTGCGACATTCTCTTTAAACATGAAATTCAATCCATAATTATTGAAGGTGGTAGCTATACGATTCAATCTTTTATTGACACAAACCTTTGGGATGAAGCACGAGTTTTTACTGGAAAAAACACTTTTGCAAAAGGAATAGAAGCTCCAGCAATTAAAGGGACAATAATTTCTGAAGAAAAAATTATGGATGATACCTTAAGAATATATCAAAATGATTAA
- a CDS encoding low molecular weight protein-tyrosine-phosphatase: MKIKILMVCLGNICRSPLAEGILASKLDSEKFQVDSCGTSNYHIGEKPDRRSIETARKHGIDITNQRAAQFKVSDFDTYDFIYPMDQSNYNDIIKLARNNNDKEKVKLILNELTPNENLDVPDPYYGGEQGFEDVYNMLNNACDNIIKKL; this comes from the coding sequence ATGAAGATTAAAATTTTAATGGTGTGCCTTGGAAATATCTGTAGGTCACCATTAGCTGAAGGAATTTTAGCATCTAAACTGGATTCTGAAAAATTTCAGGTAGACTCTTGTGGTACTAGTAATTATCATATTGGAGAGAAACCTGATAGAAGGTCTATAGAAACTGCAAGAAAACATGGAATTGACATCACCAATCAAAGAGCTGCACAGTTTAAAGTAAGTGATTTCGATACTTATGATTTTATTTACCCTATGGATCAATCTAATTATAATGACATTATAAAACTTGCTCGTAATAACAATGACAAAGAAAAGGTAAAACTTATTCTAAACGAATTAACACCTAATGAAAATTTAGATGTTCCAGATCCATATTACGGAGGAGAGCAAGGTTTTGAAGATGTATATAACATGCTTAACAACGCATGCGACAACATAATTAAAAAGCTATAA
- a CDS encoding SAM-dependent methyltransferase, whose product MESKPLDPKGKLYLIPTRLGDDVPLEVLPISIKKVLEQVNHYIVENEKPARRFIKKVSPSKSQRSLIIHSVNKYTDASEIPNYLAPCLNGESIGLLSDAGCPGIADPGAEVVRLAHEKGIQVTPLVGPSSIFLAMMSSGMNGQNFCFNGYLPIDKSERKSTIKSLEKNSLEKNQAQIFIETPYRNDKMLADLITILNPNTRLCIASDITLTTEYIVTKTVGEWKNEEIELHKKPTIFIIQRDL is encoded by the coding sequence ATGGAATCCAAACCCCTAGATCCAAAAGGAAAATTATATTTAATACCAACCAGATTAGGTGATGATGTCCCTCTGGAAGTATTACCTATATCGATAAAAAAAGTTTTAGAACAGGTTAATCACTACATAGTAGAAAACGAAAAACCGGCAAGAAGATTTATAAAAAAAGTTAGCCCTAGCAAATCTCAACGCTCTCTTATCATCCATTCTGTAAACAAATACACTGACGCCTCAGAAATACCTAACTATCTAGCACCCTGTCTTAATGGTGAATCAATAGGGCTTCTTTCTGATGCCGGATGTCCCGGAATTGCAGATCCTGGTGCAGAAGTAGTAAGACTAGCTCACGAGAAAGGAATTCAAGTAACTCCATTAGTAGGACCATCTTCTATATTTCTAGCAATGATGAGTAGCGGTATGAATGGTCAGAATTTTTGTTTTAACGGATACCTTCCAATTGACAAAAGCGAAAGAAAATCTACAATAAAATCTCTTGAAAAGAATTCTTTAGAAAAGAATCAAGCACAAATTTTTATTGAGACTCCATACAGAAATGACAAAATGCTCGCAGACCTTATTACTATCCTTAACCCCAATACCAGATTATGCATTGCCAGTGACATCACATTAACCACAGAATACATTGTTACTAAAACTGTTGGAGAATGGAAAAACGAAGAAATAGAGTTACATAAAAAACCTACAATCTTTATTATCCAAAGAGATCTTTAA
- a CDS encoding EamA family transporter codes for MTHLLLSILASSWILITFKLFAKYNVNTLQAIIVNYIVACISGLIAYTEPIDITSITNSSWFYGTIILGFIFILVFNFMAITTQKNGLSVAAVASKMSVAIPVIFGIIVYKESTGILKIIGIIIALIAVYMTSMKTVGGISIKKENLIYPLLVFIGGGIIDTSLKFMETNYVAKLDIPIFSATIFGFAAILGIPLLAYNAIKGTLNITPKNIIAGICLGIPNYFSIYFLIQALRNENLDSSTVFIINNVAILLVSTFVGILFFKERLILKNWIGIILAIISILLVTFSI; via the coding sequence TTGACACATCTATTATTAAGTATATTAGCTTCAAGTTGGATCTTAATTACATTCAAGTTATTCGCAAAATATAACGTAAACACCTTACAAGCCATTATTGTTAATTACATAGTCGCTTGTATTTCGGGGTTAATTGCATATACCGAACCTATAGACATCACTTCTATAACAAACTCTAGCTGGTTTTATGGAACCATTATTTTAGGGTTCATTTTTATTTTAGTATTTAATTTTATGGCAATCACTACTCAGAAAAATGGCCTTTCTGTAGCAGCTGTAGCTAGTAAAATGAGTGTTGCGATACCCGTTATATTCGGAATTATTGTTTATAAAGAAAGTACCGGAATTCTAAAAATTATAGGAATTATCATAGCATTGATTGCTGTCTATATGACTTCCATGAAAACAGTTGGAGGAATTTCTATAAAAAAAGAGAATCTAATTTACCCTTTACTTGTTTTCATTGGAGGTGGTATCATAGACACCAGTCTAAAATTTATGGAAACTAATTATGTGGCAAAACTGGATATCCCTATATTTTCTGCAACTATTTTTGGTTTTGCTGCTATTTTAGGAATTCCCTTATTAGCTTATAACGCCATAAAGGGAACACTAAACATAACCCCTAAAAATATCATCGCAGGAATTTGCTTAGGCATTCCTAACTACTTTTCCATTTACTTTCTAATTCAAGCATTACGAAATGAAAATTTAGATAGCTCTACAGTATTTATTATTAATAACGTGGCTATACTACTAGTTTCTACATTTGTTGGAATCCTTTTTTTCAAAGAAAGGTTGATTCTGAAAAACTGGATTGGAATTATACTAGCGATAATCAGTATCTTGCTGGTTACTTTTTCTATTTAA
- a CDS encoding thioesterase family protein, whose protein sequence is MSITSETLLKVRYSETDQMGVVHHGNYAQYLELSRIDWLSRLGVSYKSMEESGVMLPVFALDFKFKKSAFFDDELTVKTFLRKIPTVRIVFDYEIYNQNQELLTIASSTLVFVDAQSRKPILCPPYLLKIIEKEFNALIV, encoded by the coding sequence ATGTCAATCACTTCCGAAACTTTATTAAAAGTTAGATATTCTGAAACAGATCAAATGGGGGTCGTCCATCACGGCAATTACGCACAATATCTGGAGTTATCCCGTATTGACTGGTTGTCTAGATTAGGTGTCTCTTATAAATCTATGGAAGAAAGCGGTGTTATGCTCCCCGTTTTTGCTTTAGATTTTAAATTTAAGAAATCTGCATTCTTTGACGATGAATTAACTGTTAAAACTTTCCTCAGGAAAATTCCTACAGTTCGAATAGTTTTTGACTATGAAATTTATAATCAAAATCAAGAATTATTAACAATTGCCTCATCTACTTTGGTTTTTGTTGATGCTCAAAGTAGAAAGCCTATTTTATGTCCCCCTTATTTATTGAAAATAATCGAAAAAGAATTTAATGCTCTAATCGTTTAA
- a CDS encoding YigZ family protein gives MNTTDTYKTIDIPGEEVLFKDKNSKFFGYSFPITSEEEVKPIIDLLKKQHHAARHWCYAWQLGTENIRYRSNDDGEPSNSAGQPIYGQIQSYETTNILIIVVRYFGGVKLGVGGLINAYRTAAQLSLEASNILEKTINIKFCITFEYKNMNKVMRIIKERQLKITDQKLELDCKLFISVRKTIADEINDLFSTLYEIDIKRLEH, from the coding sequence TTGAACACTACAGATACTTATAAGACTATTGATATTCCTGGAGAAGAAGTACTGTTTAAAGACAAAAACAGTAAATTCTTTGGATATTCTTTTCCTATTACTTCAGAAGAAGAGGTGAAACCCATTATTGATTTACTAAAAAAACAACATCATGCTGCACGGCATTGGTGTTATGCGTGGCAATTAGGAACAGAAAATATTCGATATCGCAGCAATGATGATGGAGAACCCTCTAACTCCGCAGGACAACCTATTTATGGACAAATTCAGTCTTATGAAACAACAAACATTCTAATTATAGTAGTCCGATATTTTGGAGGTGTTAAACTTGGTGTTGGCGGACTAATCAACGCATATAGAACCGCTGCACAATTATCTTTAGAAGCTTCTAATATTCTAGAAAAAACCATTAACATTAAATTCTGCATCACTTTTGAATATAAAAATATGAATAAAGTAATGCGCATTATTAAAGAACGCCAACTAAAAATTACTGATCAAAAATTAGAATTAGACTGTAAATTATTTATTTCCGTAAGAAAAACGATAGCAGATGAAATAAATGATCTTTTCTCTACGTTGTACGAAATAGATATTAAACGATTAGAGCATTAA
- the dnaA gene encoding chromosomal replication initiator protein DnaA encodes MNITAQSVWDNCLSFIEDNITPQAFKTWFEPIKAVKLTDSALSIQVPSKFFYEWLEEHYVNLLKVSLTRELGETAKLVYIIKMENTYGNKKPFTEKIPSSNRTAVSSQEVDVPIKSKNPELKNPFVIPGIRNVKIESQLNPSYNFDNFLEGDSNRLARSAGMAVANKPGGTSFNPLLIFGGVGLGKTHLAHAIGVNIKDNYPEKTVLYISAEKFTQQYIESVKKNNRNDFIHFYQIIDVLIVDDIQLLSGKAGTQDVFFHIFNHLHQNGKQVILTSDKAPVDMQDIEQRLLSRFKWGLSAELHQPDFETRISIIKNKLYRDGVEMPEDIVEFLANNIKTNIRELEGAIISLIAHSSFNKKDITIDLAKAIVDNYVKNTKREVSIDYIQKVVSDYFQMDVETLQSKTRKRHIVQARQLAMFFAKKLTKASLASIGTQIGKRDHATVLHACKTVDNLSSTDKQFRKYVEDLGKKLTL; translated from the coding sequence ATGAATATAACTGCGCAATCAGTTTGGGATAATTGTCTGTCTTTCATAGAAGACAATATTACCCCTCAAGCTTTTAAAACCTGGTTTGAACCTATTAAAGCTGTAAAGCTTACGGATAGCGCTTTAAGTATTCAAGTACCTAGTAAATTTTTCTATGAGTGGCTAGAAGAGCATTATGTGAACCTTCTTAAAGTATCTCTTACTAGAGAATTAGGAGAAACCGCTAAGTTGGTATACATCATTAAAATGGAAAACACCTACGGTAATAAAAAACCATTTACTGAAAAAATACCAAGTTCTAACAGAACAGCTGTAAGCTCTCAGGAAGTAGATGTCCCTATTAAGAGTAAAAATCCTGAACTTAAAAATCCATTTGTAATCCCTGGAATTAGAAATGTAAAAATAGAATCTCAACTAAACCCAAGCTATAATTTTGATAACTTCTTAGAAGGAGATTCTAATAGATTAGCGCGATCAGCAGGAATGGCTGTAGCTAATAAACCAGGAGGAACTTCCTTTAATCCTTTATTGATATTCGGAGGAGTGGGATTAGGAAAAACACATCTTGCACATGCAATTGGTGTAAACATAAAAGACAATTATCCAGAGAAAACAGTACTATATATTTCTGCTGAAAAATTCACGCAGCAATACATAGAGTCTGTAAAAAAGAATAATAGAAATGACTTTATACATTTCTATCAGATTATCGATGTATTAATTGTTGATGATATTCAGTTGTTATCTGGAAAAGCAGGAACACAAGATGTATTCTTCCATATATTTAATCATTTACATCAAAACGGAAAACAAGTAATACTTACTAGTGACAAGGCTCCTGTAGACATGCAAGACATAGAACAGCGATTGCTTTCTCGTTTTAAATGGGGATTATCAGCAGAATTGCATCAACCAGATTTCGAAACTAGAATTTCTATTATAAAAAACAAGCTATATCGCGACGGTGTTGAAATGCCAGAAGATATTGTAGAGTTCTTAGCAAATAACATTAAAACTAATATTCGCGAATTAGAAGGAGCTATCATTTCATTAATCGCCCATTCTTCTTTCAATAAAAAAGATATTACTATTGATCTTGCTAAAGCGATTGTAGACAATTATGTAAAGAACACCAAAAGAGAAGTATCCATTGATTATATACAAAAAGTAGTTAGTGATTATTTCCAAATGGATGTAGAAACATTACAATCCAAAACACGTAAACGTCATATTGTACAAGCTCGTCAGCTAGCTATGTTTTTTGCTAAAAAACTAACCAAAGCTTCTTTAGCAAGTATTGGTACTCAAATTGGAAAAAGAGACCACGCAACAGTACTTCACGCTTGTAAAACTGTAGATAACCTATCCTCTACAGATAAACAATTTAGAAAATACGTGGAAGATCTTGGCAAAAAACTTACCCTTTAA
- a CDS encoding HAD family phosphatase — MIKTIIFDFGDVFINLDKTATKTELSKLGLFPLTKELESINNLYEIGKITTVEFINHYQKLLPDAFEKQIIDAWNAILKDFPKHRLEFIQKLATEKEYKLILLSNTNELHIDWIKENISFYYDFKSCFDTFYLSHEINLRKPNLDIFQFVLDNHRIKPSETIFIDDTLVNTNAAKQLGIHIWNNNPKTDDITKLFAIKSDLF; from the coding sequence ATGATTAAAACCATTATTTTTGATTTTGGGGATGTCTTTATCAATCTAGATAAAACAGCAACCAAAACAGAACTTTCCAAATTAGGTTTGTTCCCACTAACAAAAGAATTAGAATCTATTAATAATCTCTATGAAATTGGAAAAATCACTACAGTAGAATTCATCAATCATTATCAAAAGCTATTGCCAGACGCTTTTGAAAAACAAATAATAGATGCTTGGAATGCTATTCTAAAAGATTTCCCTAAACATCGTTTAGAGTTCATTCAAAAATTAGCTACTGAAAAAGAATATAAATTAATCTTACTGAGTAATACGAATGAATTACATATTGATTGGATTAAAGAAAATATATCTTTTTATTATGATTTTAAATCTTGTTTTGACACTTTTTACTTATCACACGAAATCAACTTAAGAAAACCAAATCTGGATATTTTTCAGTTTGTTTTAGACAATCATCGGATAAAACCTTCAGAAACTATTTTTATTGATGATACACTTGTAAATACAAACGCAGCTAAACAACTGGGGATCCACATATGGAATAACAATCCAAAAACAGATGATATCACAAAGCTGTTCGCTATAAAATCTGACTTATTTTGA